CAAGACCGTTTGGCAGTGCTACGCTGCCTCTCACTACCTGATCAGCATGCCTGGGGTCAACACCCAGCCTCATGGCTAATTCTACTGTCTCATCGAATTTTGCAAAACTTATCTGAGGAAGCAGGTCAAGGGCCTCTTCCATAGGGTATCTTTTTTCTCTGTCTATCTTCCCTATTGCCTCAGAATATTTCTTAGTCTTCATTGCCATTTTTCTTACTCCTTATTATTTAACTAAACTCTGTTAAACATTGTTAGTGGGATATAATTTATAAATTAGCATAAAAAGATATTTGATCCATCCATTATGGTTTAGTTATTAACCTTCTATAACCTCTAATCCCATGCTTTTAGCAGAACCTTTGATTATGTTTATGGCACCATCCAGATCCTTGGCATTTAGATCAGACATCTTCAATTGAGCTATCTCTTTAATGGCAGACATGGTGATTTTACCAACGACTTCTTTCTTTGGATTATTTGCACCTTTTGCTAAGCTGGCTGCTTTTTTCAGAAGAAAGGTCGCCGGTGGAGTCTTTGTTGTGAATGTAAAGGTTCTATCTGAGAAAATTGTTATTGAAACCGGTATGACCATCCCTTCCTGACTCTTTGTTTTTTCATTGTATGCCTTACAGAATTCCATTATATTCACACCATGCTGACCAAGGGCAGGTCCAA
This window of the Syntrophorhabdaceae bacterium genome carries:
- the rplK gene encoding 50S ribosomal protein L11, encoding MAKKVVAMVKLQLKAGQATPSPPVGPALGQHGVNIMEFCKAYNEKTKSQEGMVIPVSITIFSDRTFTFTTKTPPATFLLKKAASLAKGANNPKKEVVGKITMSAIKEIAQLKMSDLNAKDLDGAINIIKGSAKSMGLEVIEG